The genomic region ttatttttatttactctattacctgtatacatatttttctctaattttgttATCGTTCGTGCTAATAAAACCGACAAAAGTGCTGgtgtttgattttaatttctttatttgaaagcattgatagtaatttttattttacttaaattagttattagtaaaattaaaaaattagtattttcttGTCAATCTATTTTCTCGTATCAAATAAGGAAAAGTACTTGAGATTTACTCCATTTTTAATCAAACTAAATAAACTGAAGAAAACTATTGTTCTTTCCCCACCCCTCCCCCCTtcacttcttttttcctctaaCTTGAATCGAACGAACCCTAAAAAGATTACTAATTAGTACagattaacatatttttttaaagtaataataattcatttaatggGACTGAAATctatagttttaaatttatttatgaaaccTTAACTTAAAACATCATTGGTTAGCATTCATAAGTATTGTTTGGGTGGTAAAAGCAGTAATTTAATGGAAGAGGGCTCTTGCTCTGGGCAAAGGGCCAACACACACGCAACACAGTAATATAATCAACTTCACAAACAGTcctttacaattatttaattaaataaaggaaagaaggtttttcttttgttgttttctgacTGACTCATCAGTAGCTACAAATGGAAGCAAAGGATTCACATCACTCTCTCCCTTCTTCCAATCAAGTCCCCTTGAAAGTTGAAAGTGTTTGACAGATTCCCACTTCGCTCTATTGAAATGGGTCCTTCTTCTTTGGTTTCCTTGCAATCAACGCCGCTCTGTTTCTCCTCGGGTGTCTCTAAATTCTCTATTGCCCCAACCACTGTAAACCTCCCACCAAAGTGTAAGAAACTCGTCGTCGCCTGCATGGCTGACGCCCCACCGGCCGCCCCACCGTCTACATGTCTTGGGTTCAAGAATTTGATGGAAACGTTTAGGGTTGATGTCCAGAGAGCAGAAGGTAGGCCATTGAACGTGCCTCTGATCGCGCCCTTCACCATTGCGTCGTCGAGGCTGGACAGAGTGGAGAATGTGGCTATTCGAGTTGAACTAACTAATGGGTGTGTGGGATGGGGAGAGTCTCCTATTCTTCCACATGTGACCGCGGAGGATCAACCCACTGCTTTGGCTAAAGCTGCGGAAACCTGTCTGTTTCTGAAGCAGAGTTCAGGCAAGACTTTGGGCCTCGTTCTGAATGATATTAATCGGATCCTTCCTGGCCATTCGTTTGCTTCAGTGAGTTTCAGTTTGGATCCCTTTTTTCAGCTTTTGGTTTGAAGCTAGTTCTATTCGGTGCCTGACTACCTTGTTGACTCTGTTGTGTTTGGCTGAGTAACCTTTGTTTCTCCGAATTTTTGGGTTCTGTGCGTCTGTTTTCGTGTATCTGAGTTTTGTTCGTAGTAGGTTGAacatttaactttttcaaatCAATGTCGATCACAAATTAGACTTCCCAAGACCTGTGTTTTGATTGAATTGGATCTAGGGAGAGTTTGTTAGAGCTTCTGCCATTAGAGAAGTGCCAATTTGAGGgaatattgaaatttgtaGCAAAACTGAAAGTTGggagtatttgaaaaaataagtagAAGTAGCTAGATGTTAAATTAGGATTGAAAGAACACTTCTAAAAAAAGCTtagttgattaaaaatattttggcctCATGTGTCAAAAAGAGGAGactattttcattcaatatttgcAGGTATCATTTgccaatataattatttttctgaaaaataataaaattttctattggTATATTTCCTATTCAACTTTTTAcaagttataatttatatcattaaaatactgaatactaataaaaaggTTAATGGTTAAGTCATTGTTAATTGATGCACAATAAGTAAATTTGCATGACTACAAGAAATGTTCTTTTcccattaattaatcatagcaTCTTATTATgggaatatataaaataatgtagcaaataatgtataaaaattataaaataataaaattgtgaaactGTAAATTCCAATGGTGTTAACTCatccaaattatttaaaaaacccAATATTAATTGTAGATGTtcaaatttgaagaataattaaaaagagtaaatttggattaaaattattataatgaggGTACAGTGTCCAAATTGAAGTTGATCTATAAAACATGAAAGGAGATAGAAGCCATGAGCTTCTGCTTAGGAGTGCCTTCTTTTTTGAGTTTAGAAGGAGAAAGCGTTGCTCCTAAATGCTCAAAAAGTACTTTTTTGAAGCAAAAAGTTGAAAAGTGCGTAAGTTAAGCTCTCATGAACAATCCCTCATTGGTGTTTCTCAATGTAGATCATGGTTCGATTTTGTCTATGGCCCTGGTCCTTGTTTAATCACCAACCCTATTTCTTGGCTTTTCTGCATTTGTGGATTCAAATAGTCTTTTGTCCTGTATCATGATTGTGATCAACTAAATGAAATTGTTAAGAGTGTAAACACAAATTTAGGACTAAGATTAATACTGCTACTTATAGACATGAATAAAGACTCTAGTTCTCATTGAAACTCCACTTTGCGTTACAGTGAGTGGGTGCATTAACATTCCAAGTTGTAACCTTCATTACATAATCTCATTTACTCAAAGATtgatatacttatttttttcttctgttgCATCCTCGATTATATAGGATAAATAGTATTGTATCACCTTTGAAATATATTCCTCCGCTAATGTAGCTGAACTGGTTAAAAATGTTACATAGCCACATATAGTTACTTGGTCTCCTCTGAATGACTAACAAATCAAAGACTCCAGTAATAAGTCAGTTGGAATTTTGAGGATCTTGTCCGTTGTGCACTAGCATTCAGCTTTGAGAATTCAGAATGGCCATGTATGTGGTTGCATATCTTGTCTGTGCATGCATGTTCAGGTTGGTTCAACTTTGGGTGCATATATGCATGTCACTCTTCTATTCCTGTGACTAGCAAGTTTTCACTAGTTGATTTTGTGAATCTATGTAGTCCTTTTGCCACTGCAAACTGCAACTTTGTTCTGTATCTGTCAAATGGTCTTTCTGAGCCACATGAGAAACATAATTGTGATGGCTATTATATTGTCACTTTTGAATACTGTTGTAGGttctaaataaatcaaattatagaGGGTTGTTGATATTCTTGTGCCAATTTTATGGAGACAAGCAGAATATGCCACCTATCTGAAATAAAACGAAGATGGCAAATGTAGGATGTAAATGgacatataattttactaaatgcCAACCAGACTATAGATAAATACCAGTCTGGACTTCATATCAATGAAGTCGCTGTTTTTGGAGATCAACTTCTCTAGATGTCTTTCCCCACTTTAATTATTGTGTCTCTATTATCATTCGGACTCTGAAGCTGTCTGTAAGTGGCAACCAGAATCTTCATTTGGAAGTGGGAAAGGAAGCACAGCCATTAGGATCCATATGCTGGGCCCTTTCATTGTTTCACATCCTTTTCAAGGTTAATAAGTGTTTAATTTAGTCTTTTCTAGGGCATGTCCCTACGGACAGAGAATTGTTGTGGGTAAAAAAAGTTGTTTGGGTTGGTTCCAGACGGTGTGGTAGAAGTGGCCACAGAGTGGTGGGCTTATGTAGACAGGGTTGAGTGGACAGAAATTGTTGTTACCATGTATGCAGGTTTTGCTGGAGCTCTTCCTAGTGACTTCTGCAAggttaatttgttttctttgttcttttatCCTCTCTTCTCTTTCAAGTTGCATCCAATGACACTCGTACTTGTAAGGTTGCGTAAACAAACTCTGTCAGAGGTTTAGTGTAAATCCAAAGTTCCATACACTAAGTAGACTGGTTTTAGGAGGAATTTAACAACTCTTACCATGAGATACATGGTAGGATCATAAccaatatcaaattattagcAGCTCATTACTCAGAGTACCAGAAATAGTTGCAGCTTTGTCTGATTTACTTTGAATGAACTCATAATTGCAGTCTGGAACTCTTGAGTTTCTCAGTGCGctttaaaaattgcaattttaagaTTATACTTGAGGCAaatcaattaagaaaatagtGAAATTTCTGAGGCTCATTGAAGTGTATCTGCTGATGAAGGTCAGAGCAGGAATTGAGATGGCACTGATTGATGCAGTTGCACACAGCATTGGAGTACCTCTGTGGAGACTGTTTGGTGGATTTTCAAATGCAATAACAACTGATATAACAGTCAGTTACCTTTCCTATTAAACTCTTTTTATTTGAGATGTGGTAACGTTATTTGAATAAACCATTCACAACTTAGAAGTAGCCCATATTCATGTGATGGTAATCTTGAATCTCTCTATCAGTAAGAAGACaagtaaaaaggaaaagagaaagaaagaaaccaaaaaaaggaagaaagagaaaCGAACTTAAGAAGGTCTGAGAAGTATTCTTTGCCCTCGTTGACTAATTACAACAGTTGTATGTCAGATTCCAATAGTTTCCCCAACTGAAGCAGCTGAGTTGGCTTCAAAGTATTGTGTTCAAGGTTTCAAGACTTTGAAGCTCAAAGTAGGGAAGAATCTGAATGCTGATATCCAAGTGCTTCAAGCCATACGCACAGTCCATCCTGATTGCTCGTTTATTTTAGATGCTAATGAAGGTTATAGCTCCGAAGAAGCCATTCATGTTCTGGAAAAACTACATGGTAAGTCATTTTGAGCGTTCATCATGCGTTGGATTTATGACCTGAAGAAACTTGTGTGAGAACTAAAAATAAAGCTCTGTGTCTGTGGTTGCTTGCGAAAATAAATGCAAGTTGTGCTTATTGTACATAAGTTGTATGTTTGCAATTATAACGTTTTCAGTTTGTATCCTTTTGCAGAAATGGAGGTAACGCCTATTCTTTTCGAACAACCAGTTCACAGAAATGATTGGAAAGGTCTTGGTTATGTTAGTGATGTCGCAAGAAACAAATATGGGGTATCTGTTGCTGCTGATGAAAGCTGTCGGGGTTTAGCAGATGTAAAGAAAATAGTGAAGGAAAATCTTGCACATGTAATCAACATTAAGCTTGCCAAAGTTGGAGTGCTTGGGGCCcttgaaattattgatttagCAAAGGCATCAGGATTAGATTTAATGATTGGTGGTATGGTTGAAACCAGACTTGCTATGGGCTTTGCTGGTAATTTGGCAGCTGGCATCGGGTGTTTCAAGTGAgcataatttattcatttaagcAAAATTTTATGCAGTACCTTCACATTCATAATATTGACCTGTTTCATTGAATTCCATTTCAGAAAACCCAAATTTAACCAATTTTAACTAGAATTCTCAATTTAGTTTACCAAGAAACTAAATTTCCTTAAATCATGGTGGATGACTACGATCAAGGCCTGTTATCTGTATAACTAATCTTTAACTATATCTGTGAGCATCCATAACTGCAATAAGATTAAAagaggataaaaataaatgtggcATAAAGATTGTAGTGATATTATGTGCAGCATTATCTGCAATCCCATGTCTCCAGTGGTCGCTTTACTTCAGTTCCATTTTTTCATTTACGGATTTGTTTCCATGGACAACACCTACCGACTTATTATGATTGGATTCTCAACCTATCAGCAGTTGGTCCAGAGTTTGGGAATGTTGTGTGTGAtgtgattttctttataagtGGCATGATTCAGTTGCTTATTACAGTGGATATTCTTATCGATATGCTTGCATTGTTAATTGGTAATCAGCTTTCGTATAATAGCTGACAGATGATTCATCTGCAGATTCATTGATCTAGATACTCCCATTTTACTGGCTGAGGATCCAGTTCTTGAAGGTTATGAAGGTACATTTTGATCTCTTTCAGAGTTTCCACCTTATTTTTTGGAACTCTGCATCACCAGTTAGTgcaaacatattatatttagctGCTTAATAACTCAAATGATTCTCTGTGCTTAGTTTCTGGTCCACTTTACAAGTTTTCAAACGCTAGAGGTCATGGTGGTTTTCTACATTGGGACGATATCGCATGGTAAGTACTAATTCGATGCTCAACTTTTATTCATCATGCTTTAATACATGCATCATTTGTTTGATGTTTAGGGATGTAAGGCATGCAGACAAATAACATAACTGAGATCTTTAGTAGTTCTCCAATGGTTACTTGGAGCTCctattttagttattaatcATTTTGCCTTTATTCTGTACTTTTATTCTCTAACAGTTGCATTGAGGCTTAATTGACATACTACGTTGTGAAtgtcataaatattttgatcaagcCAGCAACTATTAGAGCAACTTTTAGGGTCTGGTGTTCTCTTGCTAACTTAGCATCATCCTAACAAACTCGAAGTTGAGGTACTGATTTGCCCATGTAGGTTACTTGATGCTTCAGGTTCCTCATCTAGCGCTATGCTAGGTTTTTTCTATTATGCTGGACTAATTCCATTTGATCtacctcaaaaaaaaaaaaaaaaaaaaagaaagaaaggaaaaagaggaaTTTATTACCTCAAAGGAAattccaccaaaaaaaaaaaaaaaaaaaaaaagaaagaaaggaaaaagaggaaTTTATTACCTCAAAGGAAATTCCATTTGATCTACTGCAGCAATTGCCAGCTGTTTCCATTCTTCCCAACTATGGTGAAAGCCAGCGTCATACTagaatgaatttaatttgaactCAACAAAACTTAGCAGCGGTTGTTTGTGTTGTCCAACATGTGAAATCGACTGTTGGATTCTTGTGGCCGATGATGGCTTTAGGATGGTAACaccattttttcttgttttgaggACTTCACATGTTAATTTTGTGATGGTTTGGTGTAAGGCAGGGctggaaaatgaaaatttgtcaTACTTTTTATCCAAGCAAacatgatattatatttttttggaaagtTTAATCAACACATGCAAACAAAATATTGGATGGGATAATCTAATCCATCAACCATTTTATCACTCATTTATCCCATCCACCTGAATAAACATCCCCTGAAGGTTTAGATTCTCTTCAGTTACCACCCTTGATTTTGGCTTGGTATCATCCTCTAGTTTTGACaataattctattttcattaCTTTCATGGTGACCTTTGTTTATCATAATTAGTTTTTCTGCAATTATCTTGAACAGGTGACTGCATTATCCAGCTCTTCATTACACTAACACCTGGCTGAACTTTAATCCCTATTGTCTTTGATATTCCCTCAGCGCAGAGTATCATCCTAAATTAAGAGGAGCTcatttttttgctatattaTGACATAGGCCTCTATCTTTCAGCAAACTTCAGTTGACAAACCTTACAttcatttgcataattttacTCTGATTAACTTTTATGCTTCTTGCTCGAAGATATTCATGATTCATACTTCTAGGAAATAAATACTATAGGTTCATTATACCTAATATATACTTTGTATGCTTGGGATACTCTTACATGGTAAGGGAGTTGGTTGGTGTTCTTATCCGTTATCTACAAAGGTGATAATTAAGCCCATGCAATGTCCAATGTATCGAGTGAGTCTTTGGGGCTTTGAAGATCTagattaaaagataaataattgttaGTTGTTCAGCTCACATATTTTAAgaacattttttatgaaattgttcATCAACAGACAGTGTCAATGTGGAACGGGAGCTATTTTGTGGCAGTATTCTTTTGTTTCACAGTTTCAGCATGAAAAAGAGTAGTTAACAAGAACTAGAAAGGAATTTGGTCAAAGTATCCTATTCTTTCTGCAATTTAAAGATGTTtctgtatataattttgaaaaataaagcatctatatatatatatatgtatttatagtCACAAAAGCTATTTACAATTGtcgttaattttaatatatacttattctGTCCCAGGTAAAACTTCGCTTTCTCTCCTGGGGACATACAGACTAAGCTCCTAAAATC from Sesamum indicum cultivar Zhongzhi No. 13 linkage group LG3, S_indicum_v1.0, whole genome shotgun sequence harbors:
- the LOC105158015 gene encoding L-Ala-D/L-amino acid epimerase isoform X3, with the protein product MGPSSLVSLQSTPLCFSSGVSKFSIAPTTVNLPPKCKKLVVACMADAPPAAPPSTCLGFKNLMETFRVDVQRAEGRPLNVPLIAPFTIASSRLDRVENVAIRVELTNGCVGWGESPILPHVTAEDQPTALAKAAETCLFLKQSSGKTLGLVLNDINRILPGHSFASVRAGIEMALIDAVAHSIGVPLWRLFGGFSNAITTDITIPIVSPTEAAELASKYCVQGFKTLKLKVGKNLNADIQVLQAIRTVHPDCSFILDANEGYSSEEAIHVLEKLHEMEVTPILFEQPVHRNDWKGLGYVSDVARNKYGVSVAADESCRGLADVKKIVKENLAHVINIKLAKVGVLGALEIIDLAKASGLDLMIGGMVETRLAMGFAGNLAAGIGCFKFIDLDTPILLAEDPVLEGYEVSGPLYKFSNARGHGGFLHWDDIA
- the LOC105158015 gene encoding L-Ala-D/L-amino acid epimerase isoform X1 gives rise to the protein MGPSSLVSLQSTPLCFSSGVSKFSIAPTTVNLPPKCKKLVVACMADAPPAAPPSTCLGFKNLMETFRVDVQRAEGRPLNVPLIAPFTIASSRLDRVENVAIRVELTNGCVGWGESPILPHVTAEDQPTALAKAAETCLFLKQSSGKTLGLVLNDINRILPGHSFASVRAGIEMALIDAVAHSIGVPLWRLFGGFSNAITTDITIPIVSPTEAAELASKYCVQGFKTLKLKVGKNLNADIQVLQAIRTVHPDCSFILDANEGYSSEEAIHVLEKLHEMEVTPILFEQPVHRNDWKGLGYVSDVARNKYGVSVAADESCRGLADVKKIVKENLAHVINIKLAKVGVLGALEIIDLAKASGLDLMIGGMVETRLAMGFAGNLAAGIGCFKFIDLDTPILLAEDPVLEGYEVSGPLYKFSNARGHGGFLHWDDIAWFMKRLQSG